In a genomic window of Curtobacterium flaccumfaciens pv. betae:
- a CDS encoding GAF and ANTAR domain-containing protein has product MTTAGREARILETFTSLADTLVDAYDVVELLQTLVETCADVLGIDAAGILLANDDQELEVVASTSEATRLVEVLQLDAEAGPCMTSFATGRVVTCPDIEVAPAEWAMFRTGALALGFRSVHAVPLRLGSNVIGTLNLFGAGVGALAESDLRVARALADVATIGILHERSLREHEVVRAQLQRTIGSREVIEQAKGVVSYLRGVSIEDAFAVIRGYALEHHEPLSEVARAIVQRRLVP; this is encoded by the coding sequence GTGACGACGGCAGGCCGAGAAGCCCGGATCCTGGAGACGTTCACGTCGCTCGCCGACACCCTGGTGGACGCCTACGACGTCGTGGAACTGCTGCAGACCCTGGTCGAGACCTGCGCCGACGTGCTCGGCATCGACGCCGCGGGCATCCTCCTGGCGAACGACGACCAGGAGCTCGAGGTCGTGGCCTCCACCTCCGAGGCGACCCGGCTCGTCGAGGTCCTGCAGCTCGACGCCGAGGCCGGCCCCTGCATGACCTCGTTCGCGACCGGACGGGTCGTGACGTGCCCGGACATCGAGGTCGCCCCGGCGGAGTGGGCGATGTTCCGCACGGGTGCGCTCGCGCTCGGGTTCCGGTCCGTGCACGCCGTCCCGCTCCGGCTGGGGAGCAACGTCATCGGCACGCTCAACCTGTTCGGGGCCGGCGTCGGTGCGCTCGCGGAGTCGGACCTGCGCGTCGCCCGCGCCCTGGCGGACGTGGCGACGATCGGCATCCTGCACGAACGTTCCCTGCGCGAGCACGAGGTCGTCCGCGCGCAGCTGCAGCGGACCATCGGGTCACGCGAGGTCATCGAGCAGGCCAAGGGCGTCGTGTCGTACCTGCGCGGTGTCTCCATCGAGGACGCCTTCGCGGTGATCCGTGGGTACGCGCTCGAGCACCACGAGCCGCTCTCCGAGGTCGCCCGCGCGATCGTGCAGCGCCGACTCGTCCCCTGA
- a CDS encoding cold-shock protein, translating into MLTAMPTGTVKWFDHSKGFGFIHPDDGSQDLFAHFSSIVAATGSPPLAQDDHVQYEIGPGKKGPQADNISIIR; encoded by the coding sequence GTGCTGACCGCCATGCCGACGGGCACCGTCAAGTGGTTCGACCACAGCAAGGGGTTCGGCTTCATCCACCCCGACGACGGGTCCCAGGACCTGTTCGCGCACTTCTCCAGCATCGTCGCGGCGACCGGCTCCCCGCCGCTCGCCCAGGACGACCACGTGCAGTACGAGATCGGGCCCGGCAAGAAGGGCCCGCAGGCGGACAACATCTCGATCATCCGCTGA
- a CDS encoding LacI family DNA-binding transcriptional regulator, which produces MGKVTLQDVAAHAGVSMKTVSNVVRGYQHVSDPMRSRVQAAIDELGYRPNVSGRSLATGRSNMLAFAFPDLRRPYFAELAHVFSRVCADRGYQLLLEETGGDPDGERSAVRGREAGVVDGVVIHPQVLTPEAIDRIRGDTAVVFLGEDVRPPHADQVVIDNAGAATEAVAHLVALGCRRIGFFGHETGPSSRTSGLRLDGYRAGLVAAGLPLDDALLVPREVGDAAGAEVAFGAALDAGLRVDGVLCRDDLAALGALRAMRLRGLDAPGDVAVVGWDAVGLGSSLVPSLTSVAPDTVALADTALDLLVERMDGSDVPGRLVTVGHRLLVGESAPYADGTSDRAAHQRA; this is translated from the coding sequence ATGGGCAAGGTCACGCTGCAGGACGTCGCCGCGCACGCCGGCGTCTCGATGAAGACCGTGTCCAACGTCGTCCGCGGCTACCAGCACGTCAGCGACCCGATGCGCAGCCGGGTGCAGGCCGCCATCGACGAGCTGGGCTACCGCCCGAACGTCTCGGGCCGGTCCCTGGCGACCGGACGCTCGAACATGCTCGCCTTCGCGTTCCCCGACCTGCGGCGTCCGTACTTCGCCGAACTGGCCCACGTGTTCTCGCGGGTGTGCGCTGACCGCGGCTACCAGCTCCTGCTCGAGGAGACCGGCGGCGACCCCGACGGTGAACGCTCAGCGGTGCGGGGACGCGAGGCCGGTGTGGTCGACGGGGTCGTGATCCACCCGCAGGTGCTCACACCCGAGGCCATCGACCGGATCCGCGGGGACACCGCCGTGGTGTTCCTCGGCGAGGACGTCCGGCCCCCGCACGCCGACCAGGTCGTGATCGACAACGCCGGGGCCGCCACCGAGGCCGTCGCGCACCTGGTGGCGCTCGGCTGCCGCCGCATCGGGTTCTTCGGGCACGAGACCGGCCCGTCGTCGCGCACGTCCGGACTGCGTCTGGACGGCTACCGCGCCGGACTCGTCGCCGCGGGCCTGCCGCTCGACGACGCGTTGCTGGTCCCCCGCGAGGTCGGCGACGCCGCCGGCGCCGAGGTCGCCTTCGGCGCCGCGCTCGACGCCGGACTCCGCGTCGACGGTGTGCTCTGCCGCGACGACCTGGCCGCGCTCGGGGCGCTCCGGGCGATGCGCCTGCGCGGCCTGGACGCCCCCGGCGACGTCGCCGTCGTCGGGTGGGACGCGGTCGGACTCGGGTCGAGCCTGGTGCCGAGCCTGACCTCCGTCGCGCCCGACACGGTTGCCCTCGCCGACACCGCGCTCGACCTGCTGGTCGAGCGGATGGACGGCTCCGACGTGCCCGGCCGGTTGGTCACGGTCGGCCACCGCCTGCTCGTCGGCGAGAGCGCGCCGTACGCGGACGGCACGTCCGACCGGGCGGCGCACCAGCGCGCGTGA
- a CDS encoding carbohydrate ABC transporter permease — protein sequence MTTIDTRPPTDTRAVTTGGTGRSGRGRGHRRRLGGTNWTLTVVLGLASLTVLIPLYVTLSMAFKTTEQSVDGNALSLPFPFNPGSFAEAWQLTRFPVSFSVSLGVAALTVVATLLLSSFASYAIVRNWHKRFFRYSFVYLLAAMFLPFPVVALPQIKLTAEIGLDNPIGVGILHAMFQLSFSVLLYSAYLRSIPVELEESARIDGASTWQIFWRIILPLLGPMNATVGIFAFLASWNDFMMPSLITADPGLQTLPVVQNIFQSQFGTNYNVAFASYLMAMAPTIIVYLFAQRWVISGVTQGAVKS from the coding sequence ATGACCACCATCGACACACGACCCCCGACCGACACCCGCGCCGTGACCACCGGCGGCACCGGTCGCTCCGGCCGCGGCCGCGGCCACCGCCGACGACTCGGCGGCACGAACTGGACGCTGACCGTGGTCCTCGGCCTCGCGTCGCTGACCGTGCTCATCCCGCTGTACGTGACGCTCTCGATGGCGTTCAAGACGACCGAGCAGTCCGTCGACGGCAACGCGCTCTCGCTGCCGTTCCCGTTCAACCCGGGCTCCTTCGCCGAGGCCTGGCAGCTGACCCGGTTCCCGGTGTCCTTCTCGGTGTCGCTGGGCGTCGCGGCGCTCACCGTCGTCGCGACGCTGCTGCTCAGCTCGTTCGCCTCGTACGCGATCGTCCGGAACTGGCACAAGCGATTCTTCCGGTACTCGTTCGTCTACCTGCTCGCGGCGATGTTCCTGCCGTTCCCGGTGGTGGCGCTGCCGCAGATCAAGCTGACCGCCGAGATCGGCCTCGACAACCCGATCGGCGTCGGGATCCTGCACGCCATGTTCCAACTGTCGTTCAGCGTGCTGCTCTACTCGGCGTACCTGCGGTCGATCCCGGTCGAACTCGAGGAGAGCGCCCGCATCGACGGGGCGTCCACGTGGCAGATCTTCTGGCGGATCATCCTGCCGCTCCTCGGCCCGATGAACGCGACGGTCGGCATCTTCGCGTTCCTGGCATCGTGGAACGACTTCATGATGCCGTCGCTCATCACGGCGGATCCGGGGTTGCAGACCCTGCCCGTGGTGCAGAACATCTTCCAGAGTCAGTTCGGCACCAACTACAACGTCGCCTTCGCCTCGTACCTGATGGCGATGGCGCCCACGATCATCGTCTACCTGTTCGCGCAGCGCTGGGTCATCAGCGGCGTGACGCAGGGCGCGGTCAAGAGCTGA
- a CDS encoding helix-turn-helix transcriptional regulator, whose translation MSDGSSATQDGPPRLSRAVRDAMRFVHEQAATHITVADVAAAVQLSPRSLQKRFQAEIGQSPGTFLRAVRLEGVRRDLQAASGAPDRRTIAEIAERWQFSNAGRMAAAFRAAYGIAPSSALRSFVPEDDEDGAPSLSDRSQRRFRLVLDCEVDVDDAKAVLAGALQRAGAGPWRDYRPDGGSEDLMAFLLGNAVRTVVRETPGVSLVALDAMLRVQDEQGSYPPAELPAWRAGPPPNVPAPSGSSDTDQRVGSRDGREGAHG comes from the coding sequence ATGAGCGACGGGAGCAGCGCGACCCAGGACGGCCCGCCCCGACTCTCGCGTGCGGTCCGGGATGCGATGCGGTTCGTCCACGAGCAGGCGGCGACCCACATCACCGTCGCCGACGTCGCCGCGGCCGTGCAGCTGTCGCCGCGGAGCCTGCAGAAGCGGTTCCAGGCCGAGATCGGGCAGTCTCCGGGAACCTTCCTGCGCGCCGTGCGCCTCGAGGGGGTCCGTCGTGACCTGCAGGCGGCGTCCGGTGCGCCGGACCGGCGGACCATCGCGGAGATCGCCGAGCGCTGGCAGTTCAGCAACGCGGGCCGGATGGCCGCGGCGTTCCGCGCGGCGTACGGCATCGCGCCGTCGTCGGCGCTGCGCTCCTTCGTGCCTGAGGACGACGAGGACGGCGCACCGAGCCTGTCGGACCGGAGCCAGCGACGCTTCCGCCTGGTGCTCGACTGCGAGGTCGACGTCGACGACGCGAAGGCGGTGCTCGCCGGTGCCCTGCAACGCGCGGGGGCCGGGCCGTGGCGTGATTACCGACCGGATGGGGGCAGCGAGGACCTGATGGCGTTCCTGCTCGGCAACGCGGTGCGGACGGTGGTGCGTGAGACCCCGGGCGTGAGCCTCGTCGCCCTCGATGCGATGCTCCGGGTGCAGGACGAGCAGGGGTCGTACCCGCCCGCAGAGCTGCCGGCCTGGCGCGCCGGCCCACCGCCGAACGTGCCTGCGCCGTCCGGATCGTCCGACACCGACCAGCGCGTAGGATCGAGAGACGGCAGGGAAGGCGCCCATGGATGA
- a CDS encoding TIM-barrel domain-containing protein produces the protein MSSSTTGSSTTGTTGAVLPTIRPFPGSDPVADPAAVVTGDHWRITVLDAGAFRIEWSDDGGFEDRASTFAMRRRLPVPAFTVERTAVADGTGTAAGVVVTTDRARLRYDGRPFSPSGLVVETTGPDANRWRWGQEPRDLGGTGRTLDDVDGRMPLEPGILARDGITALDDSESFLFADDGWIGTRVPGRRDVTVFAYGRDYDAALRTYHAVSGPPSRMPRWALGNWWSRYHPYSDTSYLELLDRFADEHLPFSVAVIDMDWHRVDSVPPRFGNGWTGYSWEPSLFPDPRAFLAELHRRGMRTTLNLHPADGVRAFEDAYPAVARAMGVDPETEQPIPFDPTDRRFLQAYFEQLHRPLEEQGVDFWWIDWQQGRETGLPGVDPLWLLNHFHLLDSARHAASGDADARPDDGADTAPDDEGTAAPVDGMTFSRYAGPGSHRYAVGFSGDAVVSWASLAFQPEFTATAANIGYPWWSHDIGGHTRGVRDDELATRWVQFGVFSPIMRLHSANNPFIRKEPWVFPAEARAAMGEALRFRHRLVPYLHTMNHGTAEGTALVRPMYHLEPRRDEAYRVPNTYAFGSELLVAPIVTPRDPVSRHGVARAWLPPGTWTDVFTGTVYAGDRFVDLHRTLDTVPVLLRAGGILPLAAADQLDATVNPTAFEVLVAPGAPGEFTLVEDHEGEGSRTARTRLTWDPAHAEFRVHATTGALDVVPAHRDWRVTFLAAPADGQPTSARAADRFSVDLSVDSASGGSVTLVGAPIVGVDAREAVRWVLEGAQAGNPEKLEAWEVVAKDLPRADRIVELGTVGLPDALRDVVVELLGSVHPGESAPAGR, from the coding sequence GTGAGCAGCAGCACCACCGGCAGCAGCACCACCGGCACCACCGGGGCGGTCCTCCCCACCATCCGTCCGTTCCCGGGTTCGGACCCGGTCGCCGACCCCGCAGCCGTCGTCACCGGCGACCACTGGCGCATCACCGTGCTCGACGCCGGGGCCTTCCGCATCGAGTGGAGCGACGACGGCGGGTTCGAGGACCGCGCATCGACCTTCGCGATGCGCCGCCGCCTGCCCGTGCCGGCGTTCACCGTGGAGCGGACGGCCGTCGCCGACGGCACCGGCACCGCCGCAGGCGTCGTCGTCACCACGGACCGCGCCCGCCTGCGCTACGACGGCCGCCCGTTCAGCCCGAGCGGCCTGGTCGTCGAGACCACCGGCCCGGACGCCAACCGCTGGCGCTGGGGGCAGGAGCCGCGCGACCTCGGCGGCACCGGCCGCACCCTCGACGACGTCGACGGCCGGATGCCGCTCGAACCGGGGATCCTGGCCCGCGACGGCATCACCGCGCTCGACGACAGCGAGTCGTTCCTGTTCGCCGACGACGGCTGGATCGGCACGCGGGTCCCCGGGCGCCGCGACGTCACGGTCTTCGCGTACGGCCGCGACTACGACGCTGCGCTCCGCACGTACCACGCCGTCTCCGGGCCGCCGTCACGGATGCCGCGGTGGGCACTCGGCAACTGGTGGAGCCGGTACCACCCGTACAGCGACACCTCGTACCTCGAGCTGCTGGACCGCTTCGCCGACGAACACCTGCCGTTCTCGGTCGCCGTCATCGACATGGACTGGCACCGGGTGGACTCCGTCCCGCCGCGCTTCGGCAACGGCTGGACGGGGTACTCGTGGGAGCCGTCGCTGTTCCCGGACCCGCGGGCGTTCCTCGCCGAACTGCACCGCCGGGGGATGCGCACGACGCTGAACCTGCACCCGGCCGACGGCGTCCGGGCGTTCGAGGACGCCTACCCCGCGGTGGCCCGGGCGATGGGCGTCGACCCGGAGACCGAGCAGCCGATCCCGTTCGACCCGACCGACCGGCGGTTCCTGCAGGCCTACTTCGAACAGCTGCACCGCCCGCTCGAGGAGCAGGGCGTCGACTTCTGGTGGATCGACTGGCAGCAGGGTCGTGAGACCGGGCTGCCCGGGGTCGACCCGCTGTGGCTGCTCAACCACTTCCACCTGCTCGACTCGGCGCGGCACGCGGCATCGGGTGACGCCGACGCAAGGCCTGACGACGGCGCGGACACGGCTCCAGACGACGAAGGAACAGCAGCCCCCGTCGACGGCATGACCTTCTCGCGCTACGCCGGCCCCGGCAGCCACCGGTACGCCGTCGGGTTCTCCGGCGATGCCGTCGTGTCGTGGGCGTCCCTGGCGTTCCAGCCCGAGTTCACCGCCACCGCCGCGAACATCGGCTACCCCTGGTGGAGCCATGACATCGGCGGCCACACCCGCGGCGTCCGCGACGACGAGCTCGCCACCCGCTGGGTGCAGTTCGGGGTGTTCTCACCGATCATGCGCCTGCACTCCGCGAACAACCCGTTCATCCGCAAGGAGCCGTGGGTGTTCCCCGCTGAGGCCCGCGCCGCGATGGGCGAGGCACTCCGCTTCCGTCACCGCCTGGTGCCGTACCTGCACACCATGAACCACGGCACCGCCGAGGGCACCGCGCTGGTCCGGCCGATGTACCACCTGGAGCCGCGCCGCGACGAGGCGTACCGGGTGCCGAACACCTACGCGTTCGGTTCGGAGCTGCTCGTCGCCCCGATCGTGACGCCGCGCGACCCGGTGAGCCGGCACGGGGTCGCCCGGGCCTGGCTGCCGCCGGGCACCTGGACCGACGTCTTCACCGGCACGGTGTACGCGGGCGACCGGTTCGTGGACCTGCACCGCACGCTCGACACGGTGCCGGTCCTGCTGCGCGCCGGTGGGATCCTGCCGCTCGCGGCGGCCGACCAGCTCGACGCCACCGTCAACCCGACGGCGTTCGAGGTCCTCGTCGCGCCGGGTGCGCCCGGCGAGTTCACCCTGGTCGAGGACCACGAGGGCGAGGGCAGCCGCACCGCCCGGACCCGCCTGACCTGGGACCCAGCGCACGCCGAGTTCCGGGTGCACGCCACCACCGGGGCCCTCGACGTCGTTCCCGCCCACCGCGACTGGCGGGTCACGTTCCTCGCCGCGCCGGCCGACGGGCAGCCGACGTCGGCACGTGCGGCCGACCGGTTCTCGGTCGACCTGTCCGTCGACTCGGCGTCGGGCGGATCGGTCACGCTGGTCGGCGCTCCGATCGTCGGTGTCGACGCTCGGGAGGCCGTGCGGTGGGTCCTCGAGGGCGCGCAGGCCGGCAACCCGGAGAAGCTCGAGGCGTGGGAGGTCGTGGCGAAGGACCTGCCGCGTGCGGACCGCATCGTCGAGCTCGGCACCGTCGGGCTGCCCGACGCCCTGCGGGACGTCGTCGTCGAGCTGCTCGGCAGCGTGCACCCGGGGGAGTCGGCTCCCGCAGGCCGCTGA
- a CDS encoding AraC family transcriptional regulator, with product MLTAVHGTDAARTVTARIDAQRRRTERSGTDRAFAARVLAQAGHGRDVRFDVEDDAFRLPFRFRYRTRRDGCVSLVTASATSGFSGVFEPIDRIVVGWSSTGGVRIAVEDGVVLETRPGTPVLMPTSGEFSVRAPKGTLQLVSIDRSLLDQVRSSLGAASELPTRGAEPAVAALEHLRRCVEQVAVTATRDGFTSGARTGAQVALVEAVLGAFGVRTPAVLRRAVTPSTVELAEAYLEGHCERTLCLADICDAVGVSPRTLQTAFMREHGVSPMTFLLRMRLDRVHAVLESGSRHETSVSEAAMAWGFRHLGRFSGTYFRRFGEYPGQTLRASSGRCADGPERHAG from the coding sequence GTGCTGACCGCGGTCCACGGGACCGACGCCGCCCGGACCGTCACCGCGAGGATCGACGCGCAGCGACGCCGCACCGAACGATCCGGTACCGACCGGGCCTTCGCCGCACGCGTGCTCGCCCAGGCCGGGCACGGCCGTGACGTGCGGTTCGACGTCGAGGACGACGCCTTCCGGCTGCCGTTCCGGTTCCGCTACCGGACCCGACGGGACGGTTGCGTGAGCCTCGTCACGGCATCGGCGACCTCCGGCTTCTCCGGGGTCTTCGAGCCCATCGACCGCATCGTCGTCGGGTGGTCGAGCACCGGCGGTGTCCGCATCGCCGTCGAGGACGGCGTCGTGCTCGAGACCCGCCCGGGCACGCCCGTCCTGATGCCGACGTCCGGCGAGTTCTCGGTGCGCGCTCCGAAGGGCACGCTGCAGCTCGTGAGCATCGACCGGTCGCTCCTCGACCAGGTGCGCTCGTCGCTGGGAGCAGCGTCCGAACTGCCGACGCGGGGTGCCGAGCCCGCCGTCGCGGCCCTCGAACACCTCCGCCGGTGCGTCGAGCAGGTGGCCGTCACCGCGACACGCGACGGGTTCACCTCCGGCGCCCGGACCGGTGCGCAGGTCGCGCTGGTCGAGGCCGTGCTCGGAGCCTTCGGGGTGCGGACGCCCGCGGTCCTCCGCCGTGCTGTGACGCCGTCGACGGTCGAGCTCGCCGAGGCCTACCTCGAAGGACACTGCGAGCGGACGTTGTGCCTGGCCGACATCTGCGATGCCGTGGGTGTGAGCCCGCGGACCCTGCAGACGGCCTTCATGCGGGAACACGGCGTCTCACCGATGACGTTCCTGCTACGGATGCGGCTCGACCGGGTGCACGCGGTGCTGGAATCCGGCAGCCGGCACGAGACCAGTGTGAGCGAGGCCGCGATGGCCTGGGGCTTCCGGCACCTCGGGCGGTTCTCGGGGACGTACTTCCGCCGGTTCGGGGAGTACCCGGGGCAGACGTTGCGTGCATCGTCCGGTCGGTGCGCGGACGGTCCGGAGCGCCACGCGGGCTGA
- a CDS encoding carbohydrate ABC transporter permease: MTMQTPLSRDTDPATSGPATAASRTHRRVGSLHRTEGMYYLFLVPALVLFTAFVVAPACVGVFYSFTDYLGFGQWDFIGVENYRALVSDPAILASYGFTLGFAAVTVVVTQVVALSLAIALAKRIRFAAGLRSVFVIPMVISGIIVAYVFNFLFSNTVPALATSVGFGPLEQSILGDPNLAWLAIVIVSAWQTVPGALLIYTAGLTSIPEELYEASALDGATGWKQLRSITLPLLGGFIVINTVLGVKGYLGAYDVIVGLTNGGPGSATSSVAMTIFGGFTGGDYAYQMANATVFFIITVLISVLQLAATRGRNLRLA; encoded by the coding sequence ATGACCATGCAGACCCCGCTCTCCCGCGACACCGACCCGGCAACGTCCGGACCGGCGACCGCGGCGTCCCGTACGCACCGCCGTGTGGGTTCCCTCCACCGGACGGAGGGCATGTACTACCTGTTCCTCGTGCCGGCCCTCGTGCTGTTCACGGCGTTCGTCGTCGCCCCCGCCTGCGTCGGCGTCTTCTACAGCTTCACCGACTACCTGGGGTTCGGGCAGTGGGACTTCATCGGCGTCGAGAACTACAGGGCGCTCGTCTCCGACCCGGCGATCCTGGCGTCGTACGGCTTCACGCTCGGCTTCGCGGCCGTCACCGTCGTCGTCACGCAGGTCGTCGCGCTGTCCCTGGCGATCGCCCTGGCCAAGAGGATCCGGTTCGCTGCCGGGTTGCGGTCGGTGTTCGTCATCCCGATGGTGATCTCGGGGATCATCGTCGCCTACGTGTTCAACTTCCTGTTCTCGAACACCGTGCCGGCCCTGGCCACGAGCGTCGGTTTCGGCCCGCTCGAGCAGAGCATCCTCGGCGACCCGAACCTCGCCTGGCTCGCGATCGTGATCGTGTCCGCCTGGCAGACCGTGCCCGGCGCGCTCCTCATCTACACGGCGGGCCTGACGTCGATCCCCGAGGAGCTGTACGAGGCCAGTGCGCTCGACGGTGCGACCGGCTGGAAGCAGCTCCGCTCGATCACGCTCCCGCTGCTCGGCGGCTTCATCGTCATCAACACCGTGCTCGGCGTGAAGGGCTACCTCGGCGCCTACGACGTGATCGTCGGTCTGACCAACGGCGGCCCCGGCAGCGCGACGAGCAGCGTCGCGATGACCATCTTCGGCGGCTTCACCGGCGGCGACTACGCCTACCAGATGGCGAACGCGACCGTGTTCTTCATCATCACCGTCCTCATCTCCGTGCTGCAGCTCGCGGCGACCCGCGGAAGGAACCTGCGACTCGCATGA
- a CDS encoding GAF and ANTAR domain-containing protein: MDDAFERALRALRSAEIADDELSRPFALALPMGGVSISTFGELCPSETVSATDEVATRVDEIQFDLSEGPCWTALANDAPVLETDVVRRPNAAWPAFNEAVRSEPVGAVFAFPVAFGPFPLGAVDVYVPEPATIEDNTVRQAMTLASAVSRRVLRRALRSIADEDDALLDRSPSSRRVVHQATGVVLAQLDISPEDAYLLLQGHAFARRTTMRRVAEEILDGTVRFEKRGDLIEEVQ, from the coding sequence ATGGATGACGCATTCGAGCGTGCACTCCGTGCGCTCCGGTCGGCAGAGATCGCCGACGACGAACTCAGTCGGCCGTTCGCGCTCGCGCTGCCGATGGGCGGTGTCTCGATCTCGACGTTCGGTGAACTGTGCCCGAGCGAGACCGTGTCCGCGACGGACGAGGTCGCCACCCGCGTCGACGAGATCCAATTCGACCTGTCCGAGGGACCCTGCTGGACCGCACTGGCGAACGATGCCCCGGTCCTGGAGACCGACGTCGTCCGTCGACCGAACGCCGCGTGGCCCGCCTTCAACGAAGCCGTGCGCAGCGAACCCGTCGGGGCGGTCTTCGCGTTCCCGGTCGCGTTCGGACCGTTCCCGCTCGGCGCCGTCGACGTGTACGTGCCGGAGCCCGCGACGATCGAGGACAACACCGTGCGGCAGGCCATGACCCTCGCCTCGGCCGTCAGCCGCCGGGTCCTGCGCCGGGCGCTCCGCTCCATCGCGGACGAGGACGACGCCCTGCTGGATCGGAGCCCGTCGTCGCGGCGCGTGGTGCACCAGGCCACCGGGGTCGTGCTCGCGCAGCTCGACATCAGCCCCGAGGACGCCTACCTGCTGTTGCAGGGCCACGCCTTCGCGCGTCGGACGACGATGCGGCGGGTGGCGGAGGAGATCCTCGACGGCACGGTCCGGTTCGAGAAGCGAGGCGACCTGATCGAGGAGGTCCAGTGA
- a CDS encoding fatty acid desaturase family protein, with amino-acid sequence MTTTPLAPGYTRTRPATGARKGTSTYSALLAQVKENGLLRRRTGFYWALFGALVGSLALAWVAFAFLGDSWFQLIVAGALGVLFTQFAFLSHEAAHRQVFESQKWNDRAGRWLGTFLVGLSYSWWMNKHTRHHGNPNTVGKDPDIAPDGIRFLPEDAAAVKGGAMKTFMRFQGWLFFPLLTLEGLNLHRYAVMSIVTGNGTKADKKHRLIEGALLVARFAIYLTVVFWFLPFGMACAFLGVQLAVFGVMMGASFAPNHKGMPTIAHDAKVDFFSRQVRTSRNIRGGWWVSFLMGGLNYQVEHHLFPSMPRPALKQARLLVRDHCDTLDVPYTETTLLRSYGIVVRYLNRVGLAARDPFACPMVAQLRIH; translated from the coding sequence ATGACCACCACTCCGCTCGCTCCGGGTTACACCCGCACTCGTCCCGCTACGGGGGCCCGCAAGGGCACCTCGACCTACTCCGCGCTCCTGGCGCAGGTGAAGGAGAACGGCCTCCTGCGCCGTCGTACCGGTTTCTACTGGGCACTCTTCGGCGCACTCGTCGGCAGCCTCGCCCTCGCCTGGGTCGCGTTCGCGTTCCTCGGAGACTCGTGGTTCCAGCTCATCGTGGCCGGCGCGCTGGGCGTGCTCTTCACACAGTTCGCGTTCCTGTCGCACGAGGCTGCGCACCGTCAGGTGTTCGAGTCCCAGAAGTGGAACGACCGCGCGGGCCGCTGGCTCGGCACGTTCCTCGTGGGCCTGAGCTACTCGTGGTGGATGAACAAGCACACCCGCCACCACGGCAACCCCAACACCGTCGGCAAGGACCCGGACATCGCCCCCGACGGCATCCGGTTCCTGCCCGAGGACGCCGCCGCCGTCAAGGGCGGCGCGATGAAGACCTTCATGCGCTTCCAGGGGTGGCTCTTCTTCCCCCTCCTCACGCTCGAGGGCCTGAACCTGCACCGCTACGCCGTGATGTCGATCGTCACCGGCAACGGCACCAAGGCCGACAAGAAGCACCGCCTCATCGAGGGCGCCCTGCTCGTGGCGCGTTTCGCGATCTACCTGACGGTCGTGTTCTGGTTCCTGCCGTTCGGGATGGCGTGTGCGTTCCTCGGGGTGCAGCTGGCCGTGTTCGGCGTGATGATGGGTGCTTCGTTCGCCCCGAACCACAAGGGCATGCCGACCATCGCGCACGACGCGAAGGTCGACTTCTTCTCCCGTCAGGTGCGCACCTCGCGCAACATCCGTGGCGGCTGGTGGGTGTCGTTCCTGATGGGTGGGCTGAACTACCAGGTCGAGCACCACCTGTTCCCGTCGATGCCGCGTCCGGCGCTGAAGCAGGCCCGCCTGCTCGTCCGTGACCACTGCGACACCCTGGACGTGCCCTACACCGAGACCACGCTGCTGCGTTCGTACGGGATCGTCGTCCGGTACCTCAACCGCGTCGGTCTCGCCGCCCGCGACCCCTTCGCGTGCCCCATGGTCGCGCAGCTGCGCATCCACTGA
- a CDS encoding GNAT family N-acetyltransferase, with protein MRGTTIRPTTEDDWESVRALRLEMLRDTPKAYGERLADAERLQERDWRRRGRREHDVGGTTLAAIDADGRWLGTMGVFVPGPRVGPLLVGVYVAPSHRGRTAGVADALLDEIEVWAAAHGSALRLHVHEGNTRAQAFYARRGYEPTGATEAYVLEPSELEVEMIRQLRGSL; from the coding sequence ATGCGGGGAACAACGATCCGACCGACCACGGAGGACGACTGGGAGTCCGTCCGGGCACTGCGGCTCGAGATGCTCCGGGACACCCCGAAGGCGTACGGGGAGCGGCTCGCCGACGCGGAGCGGCTGCAGGAGCGTGACTGGCGTCGACGCGGCCGCCGTGAGCACGACGTCGGCGGGACCACCCTCGCCGCGATCGACGCCGACGGCCGGTGGCTCGGGACGATGGGGGTGTTCGTGCCCGGCCCCCGAGTCGGGCCGCTCCTGGTCGGCGTCTACGTCGCACCGTCGCACCGGGGTCGCACCGCCGGTGTCGCCGATGCGCTGCTCGACGAGATCGAGGTGTGGGCGGCTGCACACGGGTCGGCACTTCGGCTGCACGTGCACGAGGGGAACACCCGTGCGCAGGCCTTCTACGCCCGACGTGGCTACGAGCCGACGGGGGCGACCGAGGCGTACGTCCTCGAACCGAGCGAACTCGAGGTCGAGATGATCCGGCAGCTGCGGGGATCGCTGTGA